In a single window of the Diospyros lotus cultivar Yz01 chromosome 10, ASM1463336v1, whole genome shotgun sequence genome:
- the LOC127811635 gene encoding protein NLP9 yields MAYPFSPKEKVSDYWAPPKAQTEVLPSDGSVRHSIPDDPFNNVAELMNVDAYAGWCTSPSMTDQMLASFALSPLQSLPSSYAPFDALNFAEQNTACFPVLDGDVAWNSDGIGDKMMFQQMNNQGGCLMDSSGEEDYGAKKGNGSFQQNMSDMANYAIPRPMAQTLAEKMLRALSCFRESSGGGILAQVWVPIRHGNQYILSTCEQPYLLDNMLAGYREVSREFSFSAEVKPGSFQGLPGRVFVSKTPEWTSNVAYYKKDEYLRVEHAAEHRVCGSIALPVLEGDPTETLCSAVLELVTTKEKPNFDSEMEKVSRALQAVNLRSSLPPRLYSQCLSKNQRAALAEITDVLRAVCHAHRLPLALTWIRCSYDEGVDDEIVRVRVRGCNANSNEKYILCIEDTACYVNCKEMQGFVHACAEHCLEERQGIAGKALQSNQPFFSPDVKMYSISDYPLVHHARKFGLNAAVAIKLRSTYTGDDDYVLEFFLPVNIKGSTEQQLLLDNLSCTMQRICKSLRTVSDAELVAEGSKVGFQKGSVSNFLPIAFLRSTSQQGAGSDLNSAYQMALDVSDTRAAASESVGPCEQMNGSRKVTEKKRSSAEKNVSLSVLQQYFSGSLKDAAKSIGVCPTTLKRICRQHGISRWPSRKINKVNRSLKKIQTVLDSVQGVEGGLKFDPATGGLVAAGSRIQDFDAGRSILFSRENISAKSPESTTQDILSARPNSYFDVGNSVVKLEKEYYTDGNQVGLPGSLLTPNKGENSSDILSSDCCDDSKSPTLDARPLQSASLETPAWTSSENASLGSFFVKGGNRNWGLTKSVLKPENSDSHVVYRSSSSIAVTDEMNHGTGIETENGNLDHNQATSSGMTDSSNGSGSMMHESSSSSPRFGGGKHTKITSSGDSGSIITAKATYKEDMIRFKFDPSAGCSSLYEEIAKRFKLQTGAFQLKYLDDEDEWVMLVSDSDLQECLEILDIVGSRSVKFFVRDVPFAIGSSGSSSCLLARGS; encoded by the exons ATGGCATATCCCTTTTCACCTAAAGAAAAGGTTTCTGATTATTGGGCTCCTCCAAAAGCTCAGACAGAAGTTTTACCATCTGATGGTAGTGTAAGGCATTCAATTCCCGATGACCCTTTTAATAATGTGGCTGAGCTCATGAATGTTGATGCATATGCTGGATGGTGCACCAGCCCCTCAATGACAGACCAGATGCTTGCCTCTTTTGCATTGTCACCCCTTCAGTCATTGCCCTCAAGTTATGCGCCCTTTGATGCATTGAACTTTGCTGAACAAAATACTGCTTGCTTCCCTGTGCTTGATGGTGATGTTGCGTGGAATTCTGATGGCATTGGAGACAAAATGATGTTTCAGCAGATGAATAACCAAGGTGGTTGTCTAATGGATTCTTCTGGTGAGGAAGACTATGGTGCTAAAAAAGGTAATGGTTCTTTTCAGCAAAACATGTCAGATATGGCCAATTATGCCATACCTAGGCCAATGGCACAAACCCTTGCTGAGAAGATGCTCAGGGCATTATCCTGTTTTAGAGAGTCATCTGGGGGGGGCATTTTGGCACAAGTATGGGTTCCAATTAGGCATGGCAATCAGTATATCTTAAGCACTTGTGAGCAACCCTACTTGCTTGACAATATGCTGGCAGGTTATCGTGAAGTGTCAAGGGAATTTAGCTTCTCCGCAGAAGTAAAACCAGGATCTTTTCAGGGACTTCCTGGCCGTGTATTTGTCTCAAAAACTCCAGAATGGACCTCGAATGTGGCTTACTACAAGAAGGATGAGTACTTGCGGGTTGAGCATGCTGCAGAGCATAGAGTATGTGGATCCATTGCTTTACCTGTTTTAGAGGGTGACCCAACTGAAACACTGTGCTCTGCCGTGCTGGAACTTGTAACTACTAAAGAGAAACCCAATTTTGATTCAGAGATGGAGAAAGTATCTCGCGCACTCCAG GCTGTGAATCTACGGAGCAGTCTACCTCCGAGGCTCTATTCCCAG TGCTTGTCGAAGAATCAAAGGGCTGCTTTAGCTGAGATAACTGATGTTCTACGAGCTGTTTGCCATGCACACAGGTTGCCTCTTGCTCTAACATGGATTCGTTGTAGTTATGATGAGGgagttgatgatgaaattgtaAGAGTACGTGTTAGAGGCTGTAATGCAAActcaaatgaaaaatatatattatgcattGAGGATACAGCTTGCTATGTGAATTGTAAAGAGATGCAAGGGTTTGTGCATGCATGTGCTGAACATTGTCTTGAGGAAAGGCAAGGAATAGCTGGAAAAGCTCTACAATCAAATCAGCCCTTCTTCTCCCCTGACGTAAAGATGTATAGTATCAGTGATTATCCACTTGTCCATCATGCTCGCAAGTTTGGCCTGAATGCTGCTGTTGCAATCAAGTTAAGGAGCACCTATACTGGGGATGATGACTATGTACTGGAGTTCTTTCTCCCTGTAAATATAAAAGGGAGCACAGAACAGCAACTCTTGTTGGACAACCTATCATGTACCATGCAAAGGATCTGTAAGAGTTTGAGGACAGTTTCTGATGCAGAATTAGTTGCAGAGGGTTCTAAAGTTGGATTTCAGAAGGGATCTGTTTCCAACTTCCTGCCTATTGCTTTTTTAAGAAGCACCTCTCAACAGGGAGCAGGTAGTGATTTAAATTCTGCTTACCAGATGGCACTGGATGTGTCTGACACAAGAGCTGCTGCATCAGAATCAGTTGGTCCTTGTGAGCAG ATGAACGGATCAAGGAAAGTGACTGAGAAAAAGCGGAGTTCAGCAGAGAAGAATGTGAGCTTAAGTGTTCTTCAGCAATACTTTTCAGGGAGTCTTAAGGATGCTGCCAAAAGTATTGGTG TATGCCCTACCACACTCAAGAGGATATGCAGACAACATGGGATCTCAAGATGGCCATCCCGCAAAATCAACAAGGTGAACCgttctcttaaaaaaatacaGACTGTCCTCGACTCTGTTCAGGGAGTTGAAGGTGGGCTGAAGTTTGACCCTGCAACTGGGGGTCTGGTAGCTGCAGGCTCCAGAATCCAAGATTTTGATGCTGGAAGAAGCATTCTATTTTCCAGGGAAAATATTTCTGCTAAAAGTCCTGAATCAACCACCCAAGATATATTGTCTGCCCgtccaaactcttattttgaCGTTGGGAATTCAGTAGTGAAATTGGAAAAGGAGTATTACACGGATGGGAACCAAGTAGGACTACCAGGGAGCCTGTTAACACCAAATAAGGGAGAAAATAGTTCTGACATTCTGTCAAGTGACTGTTGTGATGACTCCAAATCACCAACATTAGATGCTAGACCATTGCAGTCAGCAAGTCTGGAGACTCCAGCCTGGACCTCTTCTGAGAATGCCAGCTTGGGTTCTTTCTTTGTAAAAGGAGGAAACAGAAACTGGGGTTTAACCAAGAGTGTATTGAAACCAGAGAATTCAGATTCCCACGTTGTTTATCGCAGCTCGAGCTCCATAGCTGTCACTGACGAGATGAACCATGGTACTGGAATTGAAACTGAGAATGGGAATCTTGACCATAACCAAGCCACTTCCTCAGGCATGACAGATTCATCAAACGGGTCTGGCTCAATGATGCATGAAAGCTCATCAAGCTCTCCCAGGTTTGGTGGAGGGAAACATACTAAAATAACAAGTTCTGGAGACAGTGGGTCAATAATCACCGCAAAAGCTACTTATAAAGAAGATATGATCAGGTTCAAATTTGATCCTTCTGCAGGGTGTAGCAGTCTATATGAAGAGATTGCAAAGAGGTTCAAATTGCAAACAGGGGCATTCCAGCTCAAGTACCTGGATGATGAAGACGAGTGGGTGATGTTGGTAAGTGACTCCGATTTGCAGGAGTGCCTTGAGATATTGGATATTGTTGGCTCTCGGAGTGTGAAGTTCTTTGTCCGCGATGTTCCTTTTGCCATTGGCAGTTCTGGCAGCAGCAGTTGCTTATTGGCAAGAGGTTCTTAG